One Streptococcus sp. VT 162 genomic window, CATTGCTGATATTACTAAAAATATCGCTGGTGACAAGATTGATCTTCATAGTATCGTTCCTGTTGGTCAAGACCCACACGAGTACGAACCACTTCCTGAAGACGTAAAGAAAACTTCTGAGGCTGACCTCATTTTCTATAACGGTATCAACCTTGAAACAGGTGGCAATGCTTGGTTTACCAAATTGGTCGAAAATGCCAAGAAAACTGAAAACAAAGACTACTATGCAGTTAGTGACGGCGTAGATATCATCTACCTTGAAGGTCAAAACGAGAAAGGCAAAGAAGACCCACACGCTTGGCTCAACCTTGAAAATGGGATAATTTATGCTAAAAATATCGCTAAACAGTTGATTGCAAAAGACCCTAGCAACAAGGAATTCTACGAAAAAAATCTCAAAGACTATACTGAAAAGCTAGACAAACTGGACAAGGAAGCCAAAGAGAAATTTAACAATATCCCTGCTGAGAAAAAACTCATTGTAACCAGCGAAGGATGCTTCAAATACTTCTCTAAAGCTTACGGAGTTCCAAGTGCCTACATCTGGGAAATCAACACGGAAGAAGAAGGTACTCCGGAACAAATCAAGACCTTGGTTGAAAAACTTCGCCAAACAAAAGTTCCATCACTCTTTGTTGAATCAAGTGTCGATGACCGTCCAATGAAGACTGTTTCACAAGACACAAATATCCCAATTTACGCACAAATCTTTACTGACTCAATCGCTGAAGAAGGTAAAGAAGGTGACAGCTACTACAACATGATGAAATACAACCTTGACAAGATTGCTGAAGGTTTGTCTAAGTAATCCATTAAAAACGTCGTTCTCACATGAACAGGCGTTTTTTATCGCTTAATTTCCAGTCAAATCATTGGAAAAATCTGACAATTCTCGGTAAAATAAAAGAAAAAAGAATGGAGTAGTTTCATGACCACTTTTCTCGGAAATCCTGTAACTTTTACAGGTAAACAACTGCAAGTCGGAGACAAGGCACTTGACTTTTCTCTTACGACAACCGATCTCTCTAAAAAAACGCTAGCTGACTTTGATGGAAAGAAAAAAGTCTTGAGTGTTGTCCCTTCTATCGATACTGGTATCTGCTCAACGCAAACACGTCGATTCAACCAAGAACTAGCTAACCTCGACAATACCGTCGTTCTTACTGTTTCTATGGACCTACCATTTGCCCAAGGACGCTGGTGTGGGGCTGAAGGCCTTGACAATGCCATCATGCTCTCAGACTACTTTGACCATTCTTTCGGACGCGATTATGCCCTTTTGATCAACGAATGGCATCTCCTTGCACGTGCCGTCTTTGTTCTCGATACTGACAATGTCATCCGTTATGTAGAATACGTTGACAACATCAATACAGAACCAGACTTTGAAGCTGCTATTGCTGCAGTAAAAGAACTGGACTAAAATCAAAGCCATTAGGGCAGAAGGCTAGAGAAATCTAGCTTTTTTTGATATACTAGATGGAGAGAAAAGACAAGAGGAAACGAATGACTCCAAATAAAGAAGACTACCTAAAATGTATTTATGAAATCGGTACGGAGATGCAGAAAATCACCAATAAGGAAATTGCTGCCCGTATGCAGGTCTCTCCGCCTGCTGTAACAGAGATGATCAAACGCATGAAAAGTGAAAATCTCATCCTCAAGGATAAGGAGAATGGCTATCTATTAACAGATATTGGTCTCAAACTGGTCTCTGAGCTCTATCGTAAACACCGTTTGATTGAAGTCTTTCTAGTTCACCATTTGGACTATACTAGCGATCAGATCCACGAAGAAGCTGAGGTCCTAGAACACACTGTCTCCGACCTTTTTGTAAAGAGACTGGATAAACTGCTTGGTTTCCCTCAAACCTGCCCCCACGGTGGAACCATACCAGCCGAGGGAGAACTCTTGGTTGAAATCAATAACCTGCCACTAGCAGCCGTCCAGGAAGCTGGAACCTATCTCCTGACTCGTGTTCATGATAGTTTTGAACTACTCAAATATCTAGAAAAGCACGCAATTCATATCGGTGACCAAGTCCATGTCAAGCAGTTTGATGGCTTTTCCAATAGCTTTACTCTGGTCAACAAAGACGAAGACCTCCAAGTTAGTATGGATATCGCCAAACAACTCTATGTCGAAAAAATCAACTAACCCCTTATTCCTGAAAGAAATTCCTTTCAGGGATTTTTTATTATGTTAGTTGCAACTCCCATTCATTTGGTGTAGAATGAAGGTAGATAAAAGAGGGAGGTCATCCTATGAAAAAGCTCTTTAGAATCCATTTTGCAGCTATTGCAGTCAGCGATTTGCTACTATTAGCAATTTTTATCTCCAAAACCGACCCCTCTGTAGACTGGCTCCTGCTGTCTGGTTTTATTTTCATCCTTGCTCAAGGACTACTGCTATTTCGCTTGGTCAACCGACTCAAAAAACATTTCTCTGAGATTTATCCTCAAATCAATAAAAAGTTTCGCTTCTACTATTTAGGAGTGCTCATCAGCGATTTTCCTCTCTTATGCCAATCGTCACTTCTTGCCATTCTACTTTTTATTATATAATGGCTAGCCACATAAGAGAAAACTATCCAGACTTTTACGACAAACACATCTCTTTCTGGGAGTGTCTATAAACAAAAACCAAGCCAGCTGGGCTTGGTTTTCTTATCTATTTTTAGTATCAAGGATAATGGTGACTGGTCCGTCATTGACCAGCTCAACCTGCATATCTGCTCCAAAGATACCTGTCTGAACGGGCACTTCTTGCGCTAGCTTTTGATTGAAAGCATCATAGAAATCTGATGCCATATCAGGCTTGGCTGCACCTGTAAAGGCGGGACGATTGCCTTTCTTAGTGTCCGCAAAGAGGGTAAACTGAGAAATAGAAAGAATTGCGCCCTCAATATCCTTAACAGACAGATTCATCTTGCCTTCTGCATCTGAAAAAATCCGCATGTTGACGAGCTTTCGGACAGCATAGTCCAGATCTTCCTCTTGGTCCTCTGGTCCTACTCCGACCAACAATAAGAGCCCCTGATTGATTTTTCCCTGAACCTGACCTTCAATACTCACTTGAGCTTTCTTAACTCGTTGGATAATAATTTTCATAATAGCCTTTCTAGTAACTGAAGGGAGAATTAGCCGTTGGTCCGTTTGACAGAGTAGACCTCTGGCACACTCTTAATCTTGTCCACGACTGTAGTCAGTGTAGAGAGGTTGGAAATACCAAAGGAGACATGGATATTGGCAAATTTCATATCCTTGGTTGGTTGAGCATTAACGGTCGAGATATTCTTAGTTGTGTTGGAGAGAACTTGTAAAACATCGTTCAAAAGCCCTGTACGGTTGAGACCATAGATATCGATGTGAGCAGTGTATTCCTTGCTTGAGAATTGATCTTCCCACTCCACATCAAGGAGACGTTGCTCGTAGTTTTCTTGGGCACGGAGGTTCATACAGTCCACACGGTGAATAGCCACACCGCGTCCCTTAGTAATGTAGCCGACAATGTCGTCACCTGGCACTGGATTGCAACACTTGGCAATCCGAACTAGGAGACCTGAAGCCCCTTCAATGACCACACCACCCTCATGCTTAACCTTGAGGGTTTCTTTATTTTCAACCTTAACTTCGCCACCTTTGACAAGCTCTTCTGCTTCCGCCTTGGCCTTAGCGCGTTCTTCCTCACGACGTTCCTTTTCTGTCAAACGGTTAAAGACGGTAATAGCGCCAATTTCTCCAAAACCAATGGCTGCGTAGAGAGCCTCCTCTGTCTTGTAGCTGGTCTTTTGAAGAACCTCATCCATATGGCGCTTGTCCATGAATTTATTGGCTACATAGCCGTTTTCTTGGAACTGGGCCATCAACATCTCACGGCCCTTATTTACAGATAATTCCTTGTCTTGATTTTTAAAGAACTGACGAATCTTGTTGCGCGCCTTACTGGTCTTGACCATGTTGAGCCAGTCACGACTTGGACCAAAGGAGTTGGGGTTGGTGATAATTTCAACCTGATCCCCTGTCTTAAGCTTGGTTGTCAGTGGAACCATACGGCCATTGACCTTGGCACCGGTCGCTTTTTCACCGACTTTGGTGTGGATTTCATAGGCAAAGTCAATCGGTCCTGAATCTTTTGGAAGGGAGCGAACCGCACCATCTGGAGTAAAGACGTAAATCTCCTCCGCCAGATAGTTTTCTTTAACAGAGTCCACAAATTCCTTGGCATCATCAGCCTGGTCTTGGAGCTCCATCATCTCCTTGATCCAGTTCATCCCAATAGCAGATTCCTTGCTATTGACCTGCCCTTTAATACCTTTCTTATAAGCCCAGTGAGCCGCAACCCCGTACTCAGCCACTTCGTGCATTTCCTTGGTCCGAATCTGGAATTCAATCGGCCCTTTTGGCCCATAAACAGTCGTATGAATAGACTGGTAACCGTTGGCCTTGCGGTTAGCGATATAGTCTTTGAAGCGGCCTGGCATGGGTTTCCAAAGTTCATGCACATAACCCAGCATGGCGTAAACATCACTCTGGGTATCTAAGATACAGCGAATGGCAATCAGGTCATAAATTTCCTCAAAGCGTTTCTTCTTATCCTGCATCTTGCGGTAGATCGAATAGATATGCTTAGGACGACCATAGATTTTCCCTTTGAGATTGCGTTCGGTAGCATAGTCCTCCAACTTGGTTACGACTTCGTCGACCAGAGCCTCACGTTCTCTGCGTTTTTCCTTCATCATGTGGGTGATCTTGTAAAACTCAGTTGGATTGAGATAACGGAAAGATAGATCTTCCAACTCCCACTTGACACTGGAAATCCCTAGACGATGAGCAAGTGGTGCGTAAATTTCCATGGTTTCTCTGGAGATACGTTCTTGCTTGTCCTTTCGCAGGTGTTTGAGAGTCCGCATATTGTGCAAACGGTCCGATAATTTAACCAAGATAACGCGGATATCCTCAGACATGGCCATAAGCATCTTGCGGTGATTTTCAGCCAATTGTTCCTCGAGTGATTTGTACTCAACCTTACCAAGCTTGGTCACCCCGTCAACGATAATCCGAACATCATGACCGAACTCTCTCTCCAAATCATCCAGTGTCGCATCTGTGTCTTCAACCACGTCATGCAAAAAACCACAGGCAACGGTTACAGCATCCAGCTTGAGCTTAGCCAAAATGCCTGCTACCTGAATGGGATGGATAATATAGGGCTCTCCTGATTTCCGAAACTGCCCACTATGACAATCAACTGCGTAAATCAATGCTTTTTGTACAAAAGCAACGTCTTCCTTTGTTAAATATTCTTTCGTTAAAGCGACTACCTGATCGCCCGTCAAATTCACTTCTTTCGGCATCTATACTCTCCAATTCTTCCTACCATTTTATCACTTTTTTAAGGATATGAAAACTAGAAAAGCCTGTTTTTATGCCAATACCAATCATTAAAAAAACACTACCAGATTTCTATAGTAGTGTTTTGACATTTCATTTTCTTAGTAGACTGTTTTTTCAGTTTCTACATCGAAGAAGTGTGCTTTGTTC contains:
- a CDS encoding thiol peroxidase, yielding MTTFLGNPVTFTGKQLQVGDKALDFSLTTTDLSKKTLADFDGKKKVLSVVPSIDTGICSTQTRRFNQELANLDNTVVLTVSMDLPFAQGRWCGAEGLDNAIMLSDYFDHSFGRDYALLINEWHLLARAVFVLDTDNVIRYVEYVDNINTEPDFEAAIAAVKELD
- a CDS encoding tyrosyl-tRNA deacylase is translated as MKIIIQRVKKAQVSIEGQVQGKINQGLLLLVGVGPEDQEEDLDYAVRKLVNMRIFSDAEGKMNLSVKDIEGAILSISQFTLFADTKKGNRPAFTGAAKPDMASDFYDAFNQKLAQEVPVQTGIFGADMQVELVNDGPVTIILDTKNR
- a CDS encoding GTP pyrophosphokinase, whose translation is MPKEVNLTGDQVVALTKEYLTKEDVAFVQKALIYAVDCHSGQFRKSGEPYIIHPIQVAGILAKLKLDAVTVACGFLHDVVEDTDATLDDLEREFGHDVRIIVDGVTKLGKVEYKSLEEQLAENHRKMLMAMSEDIRVILVKLSDRLHNMRTLKHLRKDKQERISRETMEIYAPLAHRLGISSVKWELEDLSFRYLNPTEFYKITHMMKEKRREREALVDEVVTKLEDYATERNLKGKIYGRPKHIYSIYRKMQDKKKRFEEIYDLIAIRCILDTQSDVYAMLGYVHELWKPMPGRFKDYIANRKANGYQSIHTTVYGPKGPIEFQIRTKEMHEVAEYGVAAHWAYKKGIKGQVNSKESAIGMNWIKEMMELQDQADDAKEFVDSVKENYLAEEIYVFTPDGAVRSLPKDSGPIDFAYEIHTKVGEKATGAKVNGRMVPLTTKLKTGDQVEIITNPNSFGPSRDWLNMVKTSKARNKIRQFFKNQDKELSVNKGREMLMAQFQENGYVANKFMDKRHMDEVLQKTSYKTEEALYAAIGFGEIGAITVFNRLTEKERREEERAKAKAEAEELVKGGEVKVENKETLKVKHEGGVVIEGASGLLVRIAKCCNPVPGDDIVGYITKGRGVAIHRVDCMNLRAQENYEQRLLDVEWEDQFSSKEYTAHIDIYGLNRTGLLNDVLQVLSNTTKNISTVNAQPTKDMKFANIHVSFGISNLSTLTTVVDKIKSVPEVYSVKRTNG
- a CDS encoding manganese ABC transporter substrate-binding protein, which produces MKKLGTLLVLFLAIIGLAACASGKKDTASTNQKLKVVATNSIIADITKNIAGDKIDLHSIVPVGQDPHEYEPLPEDVKKTSEADLIFYNGINLETGGNAWFTKLVENAKKTENKDYYAVSDGVDIIYLEGQNEKGKEDPHAWLNLENGIIYAKNIAKQLIAKDPSNKEFYEKNLKDYTEKLDKLDKEAKEKFNNIPAEKKLIVTSEGCFKYFSKAYGVPSAYIWEINTEEEGTPEQIKTLVEKLRQTKVPSLFVESSVDDRPMKTVSQDTNIPIYAQIFTDSIAEEGKEGDSYYNMMKYNLDKIAEGLSK
- a CDS encoding MarR family transcriptional regulator, with translation MTPNKEDYLKCIYEIGTEMQKITNKEIAARMQVSPPAVTEMIKRMKSENLILKDKENGYLLTDIGLKLVSELYRKHRLIEVFLVHHLDYTSDQIHEEAEVLEHTVSDLFVKRLDKLLGFPQTCPHGGTIPAEGELLVEINNLPLAAVQEAGTYLLTRVHDSFELLKYLEKHAIHIGDQVHVKQFDGFSNSFTLVNKDEDLQVSMDIAKQLYVEKIN